CCCCACCGCAAGGGACAGCCATCGGGATTTTGCTCTTGCAGGCTGCGGAGGGTGGTCATTACACTAATCACTCCCAATAGTCTGTGATGCGGGGTAGGAAACCTCGTCGTGAGACACTCCAAGGAGGGAGACCCATGGCATCCGTTCGCACGAAAGAAAGCAAGAGCACACCTTCCGTTCGTTCCGTAGCGCGCCCGGTCATTGGCATCAATATGGATGTGATCGCCGAGCGAGGCGTGACCCCGCATTTGCGTCTGAATCTAGGGTATTTGGATGCCATCTGGGCGGCTGGTGGTATGCCTCTGTTGATTCCGCCGCTGCGTAAGGATTCTTTGTCAGAGCTGGATAGCTTGTTGGAACGCCTCTCTGGTGTGTTACTGACCGGTGGAGCGGACATGGACCCTCGGCGCAATGGCCAGTCGCTGACCGCTGCTGTGCATCCGATGCCGGAGCGACGGGAAGAGGTCGATCGCTATTTGCTGGCGTGGATATTCCAGCGGAAGCTGCCGGTCTTGGGCATCGGAGTAGGGATGCAACAGTTGAATGTATTCGCCGGTGGGACATTGTTTTTGCATCTCCCGCACGACAATCCCCGCGCCATGCCGCATTATGACCACACGGGAGCACCCCACCGACATATGGTCTTGATTGAGCCGAATACCCGTTTGCAGGACATTTATGGCACGCCGGAATTGCGGGTTAATAGCATGCACCACCAGGCGGTCCATCAACTCGGACGGCGAATGCGGGTGGCGGCTCGTTCTCCGGATGGAGTCGTCGAAGCTATTGAGTCTACCGACCCGAATTGGTTCTGTGTCGGGGTCCAGTGGCATCCCGAGGATGAAACCGCTAGCGCGTTGGACATGCAGATCTTCGAGTGCTTCGTGCAGGCGGCAGCTCGGAGCGGAAGTGCTTTGAGTGTGGCGGCGTGAGCCATCCTCCCGTTGGAACCGGTTCATTCTGATCTCTCCGCTTGTGCTGGCAGCCTTGTGACCTGACAATGGCAGATCTGTCATGCGCCTGGTGGTCGGAGTCAGCATCAGTTCTGGATGGGAAGGCGTCGATGCCGTTGTCCTGCAAGTCCAAGGTATTGGTTTGGAATTGCAGCCGCGGCTGTTGGCGTCCGTCCGCGTGCCGTTTCCTTTGTCTCTGCGGGATTGGTGCATCTGCAGTCGCCTGGAAGTGCGTGACCATGGGAGGCCCGCGAGTCATAGCGAAAGAACTGGTGTGGCCGAGGTGGCCGTACAAGCTCTGCGTCAGACACTAACTCAAGCCGGGGTGGGAGTTCGGGACCTCTTTGTTTGCGGTCTGTTAGAGCCAGTTATTGGGAGCACCTGGCTGGATTGGGCCGAAATGGCGGCACGGCTGGCAGAACAAACAGGATGTAGTGTGGTGCATAGTATGCCACAACGCGATCGGGCTGCCGGCGGTTCCGGCCGGCTTCTGACCGCTTTGGCAGACTTTCTCCTGTTCCGCCACCTCCCCTTACCGCGAGTGTTGTTGCATGTGGGTCACGTGACCAGCCTCCTGTATCTTCCGGGTCATGGCAGTCTCAAACAGTTATTTGGCTTTGAAGTAGGACCAGGGA
The Thermogemmata fonticola genome window above contains:
- a CDS encoding gamma-glutamyl-gamma-aminobutyrate hydrolase family protein, whose translation is MASVRTKESKSTPSVRSVARPVIGINMDVIAERGVTPHLRLNLGYLDAIWAAGGMPLLIPPLRKDSLSELDSLLERLSGVLLTGGADMDPRRNGQSLTAAVHPMPERREEVDRYLLAWIFQRKLPVLGIGVGMQQLNVFAGGTLFLHLPHDNPRAMPHYDHTGAPHRHMVLIEPNTRLQDIYGTPELRVNSMHHQAVHQLGRRMRVAARSPDGVVEAIESTDPNWFCVGVQWHPEDETASALDMQIFECFVQAAARSGSALSVAA